Proteins encoded within one genomic window of Actinoplanes octamycinicus:
- a CDS encoding IS110 family transposase: MWFCRDDGKVNGYMGQLIIGVDPHKRSATIEIINEREQVLARGRYGTDTGGYQQMLAAGRRHAGRVWAVEGCNGIGRHLAQRLVADGETVLDVPAKLAAKARNFDTGHGRKTDGHDAHHIAVTALRTPGLRRVHADGATVALRLLADRRDQLGATRTETINRLHQLLLELIPGGAKKNLTTDQARTLLERVSVPAGDIVTATRYQLAGDLADELTTLDTKIKAANRQLKTVLAATGTQLTSLNGIGPSGAARLLGDIGDISRFPTRGHFATWNGTAPIDVSSGDNHHHRLNRAGNRRINRVLHIMAITQLRFDTPGRAYYQRKRAEGKTAMEAMRALKRRLSDTVYRQMIKDDHTAQQTATGPGGHTGATLNSSAADPNPKIDTSEKSQPGPANHHPKTPLTPTP; encoded by the coding sequence GTGTGGTTCTGCCGCGACGACGGGAAGGTCAACGGGTACATGGGTCAGCTGATCATTGGAGTCGATCCGCACAAGCGGTCCGCGACGATCGAGATCATCAACGAGCGTGAACAGGTGCTGGCCCGTGGCAGGTACGGCACCGACACCGGTGGCTACCAGCAGATGCTCGCCGCCGGCCGCCGTCACGCCGGCCGGGTGTGGGCGGTCGAGGGCTGTAACGGCATCGGCCGGCACCTGGCCCAGCGGCTGGTCGCCGACGGCGAAACCGTGCTGGACGTCCCGGCGAAACTCGCCGCGAAAGCCCGCAACTTTGACACCGGGCACGGCCGTAAAACCGACGGTCACGACGCGCACCACATCGCGGTGACCGCCCTGCGCACCCCGGGCCTGCGCCGCGTTCACGCCGACGGCGCCACCGTCGCGCTGCGGCTGCTGGCCGACCGCCGCGACCAGCTCGGCGCCACCCGCACCGAGACCATCAACCGGCTGCACCAGCTACTGCTCGAACTGATCCCCGGCGGCGCGAAGAAGAACCTGACCACCGACCAGGCCCGCACCCTGCTCGAACGCGTCAGCGTCCCGGCCGGCGACATCGTCACCGCCACCCGCTATCAGCTGGCCGGCGACCTGGCCGACGAGCTCACCACCCTGGACACCAAGATCAAAGCAGCCAACCGGCAGCTGAAGACCGTGCTGGCCGCCACCGGCACCCAGCTGACCAGCCTCAACGGCATCGGCCCCTCCGGCGCCGCCCGCCTGCTCGGCGACATCGGCGACATCAGCCGCTTCCCGACCCGCGGGCACTTCGCCACCTGGAACGGCACCGCCCCCATCGACGTGTCCTCCGGCGACAACCATCATCACCGGCTCAACCGGGCCGGGAACCGGCGCATCAACCGGGTCCTGCACATCATGGCCATCACCCAGCTCCGCTTCGACACCCCCGGCCGCGCCTACTACCAGCGCAAACGCGCCGAAGGCAAAACCGCGATGGAAGCCATGCGAGCGTTGAAACGACGCCTGTCCGACACCGTCTACCGCCAAATGATCAAAGACGACCACACGGCACAACAGACAGCGACGGGTCCGGGAGGACACACGGGGGCGACTCTGAACTCCAGCGCGGCCGACCCAAACCCCAAGATCGACACTTCGGAAAAGTCACAACCCGGACCCGCCAACCACCACCCTAAAACACCCCTCACACCAACCCCTTGA
- the ilvC gene encoding ketol-acid reductoisomerase, with the protein MTAEVFYDGDADLSIIQGKKVAVIGYGSQGHAHSLSLRDSGVEVVVGLQEGSKSRPKAEEQGLTVKTPAEASAWADVIMVLAPDTAQRKIYAESIAPNLSAGKALFFGHGLNIRFELIKPPADVTVAMVAPKGPGHLVRRQYVDGKGVPALIAVEQDPDGTGQALALSYAKAIGGTRAGVIKTTFKEETETDLFGEQAVLCGGTAALVQTGFEVLTEAGYAPEIAYFECLHELKLIVDLMYEGGISRMRYSVSDTAEFGDYVSGPRVINAETKKEMKAILADIQSGEFTRRLIADDENGGAELKKYREQGEAHPIEVTGKKLRGMMSWVDRPITETA; encoded by the coding sequence ATGACCGCGGAAGTTTTCTATGACGGCGACGCCGACCTCTCGATCATCCAGGGCAAGAAGGTCGCCGTCATCGGCTACGGCAGCCAGGGCCACGCCCACTCGCTGTCGCTGCGTGACTCGGGCGTCGAGGTCGTGGTCGGTCTGCAGGAGGGCTCGAAGAGCCGGCCGAAGGCCGAGGAGCAGGGCCTCACGGTGAAGACCCCGGCCGAGGCGTCCGCCTGGGCCGACGTGATCATGGTGCTCGCGCCGGACACCGCGCAGCGCAAGATCTACGCCGAGTCGATCGCGCCGAACCTGTCCGCGGGCAAGGCGCTCTTCTTCGGCCACGGCCTGAACATCCGGTTCGAGCTGATCAAGCCGCCGGCCGACGTGACCGTCGCGATGGTCGCCCCGAAGGGCCCCGGCCACCTGGTCCGCCGCCAGTACGTGGACGGCAAGGGCGTGCCCGCCCTGATCGCCGTCGAGCAGGACCCGGACGGCACCGGCCAGGCGCTCGCCCTGTCGTACGCGAAGGCGATCGGCGGCACCCGCGCCGGCGTCATCAAGACGACGTTCAAGGAGGAGACCGAGACCGACCTGTTCGGCGAGCAGGCTGTCCTCTGCGGCGGCACCGCGGCGCTGGTGCAGACCGGTTTCGAGGTGCTCACCGAGGCCGGCTACGCCCCGGAGATCGCGTACTTCGAGTGCCTGCACGAGCTCAAGCTGATCGTCGACCTGATGTACGAGGGCGGCATCTCCCGGATGCGCTACAGCGTCTCGGACACCGCCGAGTTCGGTGACTACGTCTCCGGCCCCCGCGTGATCAACGCGGAGACCAAGAAGGAGATGAAGGCGATCCTCGCCGACATCCAGTCGGGCGAGTTCACCCGCCGCCTGATCGCCGACGACGAGAACGGCGGCGCCGAGCTCAAGAAGTACCGCGAGCAGGGCGAGGCGCACCCGATCGAGGTCACCGGCAAGAAGCTGCGCGGCATGATGAGCTGGGTCGACCGCCCGATCACCGAAACCGCATAG
- a CDS encoding acetolactate synthase large subunit: protein MTRPTPETLAHRVTPATVAAAANSAPAVTAPVATTGAGALVRSLEALGVEVAFGIPGGAILPAYDPLFDSKVRHILVRHEQGAGHAATGYAQATGKVGVCIATSGPGATNLVTPIADAYMDSVPIVAITGQVARPAIGTDAFQEADIQGITLPITKHNFLVQTAEELPRIVAEAFHLAATGRPGPVLVDIPKDVLQAQTTFTWPPTLDLPGYRPTLHPHGKQIREAARLIAQAKRPVLYVGGGVLKAGATDGLRKLAELTGMPVVTTLMALGAFPDSHPQHLGMPGMHGTVPAVYALQKADLLVTLGARFDDRVTGKLDSFAPDAKVVHADIDPAEIGKNRHADVPIVGDARHVIDELIAAVSSTAGGVEQYPAWWTTLNDIRERYPLGYEEPTDGTLAPQYVIERIGALVGPDAIYCAGVGQHQMWASQFIKYEKPGTWLNSGGAGTMGYAVPAAMGAKVAQPDTQVWAIDGDGCFQMTNQELATCALEGIPIKVAVINNGNLGMVRQWQTLFYDGRYSNTELGTHKHRIPDFVKLAEALGCIGLRCESKDDVDKVIQQAMEINDAPVVIDFTVGKDAMVWPMVAAGTSNDEIMFARDVRPTFEEDDL from the coding sequence ATGACGAGACCCACGCCTGAAACCCTCGCCCACCGAGTCACTCCGGCCACCGTCGCGGCGGCTGCGAACTCCGCTCCGGCCGTCACGGCGCCGGTAGCCACCACCGGCGCCGGCGCGCTCGTCCGGTCGCTCGAGGCGCTCGGCGTCGAGGTCGCGTTCGGCATTCCGGGTGGCGCGATCCTGCCGGCCTACGACCCGCTGTTCGACTCGAAGGTCCGGCACATCCTGGTCCGGCACGAGCAGGGCGCGGGGCACGCGGCCACCGGCTACGCGCAGGCCACCGGCAAGGTCGGCGTCTGCATCGCGACCAGCGGCCCGGGCGCGACGAACCTGGTCACCCCGATCGCGGACGCCTACATGGACTCGGTCCCGATCGTCGCGATCACCGGCCAGGTGGCCCGCCCGGCGATCGGCACGGACGCCTTCCAGGAGGCGGACATCCAGGGCATCACGCTGCCGATCACCAAGCACAACTTCCTGGTCCAGACCGCCGAGGAGCTGCCCCGGATCGTCGCCGAGGCGTTCCACCTGGCGGCCACCGGCCGGCCCGGCCCGGTCCTGGTCGACATCCCGAAGGACGTGCTGCAGGCGCAGACCACGTTCACCTGGCCGCCCACCCTGGACCTGCCCGGCTACCGGCCCACCCTGCACCCGCACGGCAAGCAGATCCGCGAGGCGGCCCGGCTGATCGCCCAGGCCAAGCGCCCGGTGCTGTACGTCGGCGGCGGCGTCCTCAAGGCCGGCGCCACGGACGGCCTGCGCAAGCTGGCCGAGCTCACCGGCATGCCGGTGGTCACCACGCTGATGGCGCTCGGCGCGTTCCCCGACTCGCACCCGCAGCACCTGGGCATGCCCGGCATGCACGGCACCGTCCCGGCGGTCTACGCGCTGCAGAAAGCGGACCTGCTGGTCACCCTGGGCGCCCGCTTCGACGACCGGGTCACCGGCAAGCTGGACTCGTTCGCGCCGGACGCCAAGGTGGTGCACGCCGACATCGACCCGGCCGAGATCGGCAAGAACCGGCACGCCGACGTCCCGATCGTCGGTGACGCCCGGCACGTGATCGACGAGCTGATCGCCGCGGTGTCGTCCACCGCCGGCGGCGTCGAGCAGTACCCGGCCTGGTGGACCACGCTCAACGACATCCGCGAGCGGTACCCGCTGGGCTACGAGGAGCCGACCGACGGCACCCTGGCCCCGCAGTACGTGATCGAGCGGATCGGCGCGCTGGTCGGCCCGGACGCGATCTACTGCGCCGGCGTCGGGCAGCACCAGATGTGGGCGTCCCAGTTCATCAAGTACGAGAAGCCGGGCACCTGGCTCAACTCGGGCGGCGCCGGCACCATGGGCTACGCCGTCCCGGCCGCGATGGGCGCCAAGGTGGCCCAGCCGGACACCCAGGTCTGGGCGATCGACGGCGACGGCTGCTTCCAGATGACCAACCAGGAGCTGGCCACCTGCGCCTTGGAGGGCATCCCGATCAAGGTCGCCGTGATCAACAACGGCAACCTGGGCATGGTCCGGCAGTGGCAGACCCTGTTCTACGACGGGCGCTACTCCAACACCGAGCTGGGCACGCACAAGCACCGGATCCCGGACTTCGTGAAGCTGGCCGAGGCACTCGGCTGCATCGGCCTGCGCTGCGAGTCGAAGGACGACGTCGACAAGGTCATCCAGCAGGCCATGGAGATCAACGACGCGCCGGTGGTCATCGACTTCACGGTCGGCAAGGACGCCATGGTGTGGCCGATGGTCGCGGCCGGCACCAGCAACGACGAGATCATGTTCGCCCGGGACGTGCGTCCCACCTTCGAAGAGGACGACCTCTGA
- the ilvD gene encoding dihydroxy-acid dehydratase, whose translation MPELRSRTSTHGRTMAGARALWRATGMTDDDFGKPIVAIANSYTQFVPGHVHLKDLGGLVAESIAAAGGVGREFNTIAVDDGIAMGHGGMLYSLPSRELIADAVEYMVNAHCADALVCISNCDKITPGMLIAALRLNIPTVFVSGGPMEAGKTVAIEGIVHEKLDLVDAMSAAANDNVTDAQLDTIERSACPTCGSCSGMFTANSMNCLTEAIGLSLPGNGSTLATHASRKALFTEAGRLIVEIAKEYYEKNDESVLPRSIASLSAFENAVALDVAMGGSTNTVLHLLAAAREAELDFSVSDIDAISRRVPCLSKVAPNSPKYHMEDVHRAGGIPALLGELHRGGALKTDVRAVHSPSLSAWLDKWDIRGGSPSEEALELFHAAPGGVRTTEPFSTTNRWAKLDTDAAEGCIRSVEHAYTVDGGLAILFGNLAPDGCVVKTAGVDESIWKFTGPARVYESQDAAVTGILGKEVVEGDVVIIRYEGPKGGPGMQEMLYPTSFLKGRGLGKACALITDGRFSGGTSGLSIGHVSPEAAGGGLIALVETGDEIIIDIPGRSITLNVHDDVLAQRRHEQERRAKPYTPVDRQRPVSAALRAYASMATSASDGAYRRVPE comes from the coding sequence ATGCCTGAGCTGCGCTCCCGGACCTCGACCCACGGTCGGACGATGGCCGGTGCCCGCGCCCTGTGGCGCGCCACCGGCATGACCGACGACGACTTCGGCAAGCCGATCGTCGCCATCGCCAACAGCTACACCCAGTTCGTACCGGGGCATGTGCACCTCAAGGACCTGGGCGGCCTGGTCGCCGAGTCGATCGCCGCGGCCGGCGGCGTCGGCCGCGAGTTCAACACGATCGCGGTCGACGACGGCATCGCGATGGGCCACGGCGGCATGCTCTACTCGCTGCCCAGCCGCGAGCTGATCGCCGACGCGGTGGAGTACATGGTGAACGCGCACTGCGCCGACGCCCTGGTCTGCATCTCGAACTGCGACAAGATCACCCCGGGCATGCTGATCGCCGCGCTGCGGCTGAACATCCCGACGGTCTTCGTCTCCGGCGGCCCGATGGAGGCCGGCAAGACGGTCGCCATCGAGGGCATCGTCCACGAGAAGCTGGACCTGGTCGACGCGATGAGCGCGGCCGCCAACGACAACGTCACCGACGCCCAGCTGGACACCATCGAGCGGTCCGCCTGCCCGACCTGCGGCTCCTGCTCCGGCATGTTCACCGCCAACTCGATGAACTGCCTGACCGAGGCGATCGGCCTGTCGCTGCCCGGCAACGGCTCGACGCTGGCCACGCACGCCTCGCGCAAGGCGCTCTTCACCGAGGCCGGCCGGCTGATCGTGGAGATCGCCAAGGAGTACTACGAGAAGAACGACGAGTCGGTCCTCCCCCGCTCGATCGCCAGCCTGAGCGCCTTCGAGAACGCGGTCGCCCTGGACGTCGCGATGGGCGGCTCCACCAACACGGTGCTGCACCTGCTGGCCGCGGCCCGGGAGGCGGAGCTGGACTTCAGCGTCTCCGACATCGACGCCATCTCGCGCCGGGTGCCCTGCCTGTCCAAGGTCGCGCCGAACAGCCCGAAGTACCACATGGAGGACGTGCACCGGGCCGGCGGCATCCCGGCGCTGCTCGGTGAGCTGCACCGGGGTGGCGCGCTGAAGACCGACGTCCGCGCGGTCCACTCGCCGTCGCTCTCCGCCTGGCTGGACAAGTGGGACATCCGGGGCGGTTCGCCGTCGGAGGAGGCGCTGGAGCTGTTCCACGCCGCGCCCGGCGGGGTCCGCACCACCGAGCCGTTCAGCACCACCAACCGCTGGGCGAAACTGGACACCGACGCGGCCGAGGGCTGCATCCGCTCGGTCGAGCACGCCTACACCGTCGACGGCGGGCTGGCCATCCTCTTCGGCAACCTCGCCCCGGACGGCTGCGTGGTCAAGACCGCCGGCGTCGACGAGTCGATCTGGAAATTCACCGGCCCGGCCCGGGTCTACGAGTCCCAGGACGCCGCGGTCACCGGCATCCTCGGCAAGGAGGTCGTCGAGGGCGACGTGGTGATCATCCGCTACGAGGGCCCCAAGGGCGGCCCCGGCATGCAGGAGATGCTCTACCCGACGTCGTTCCTCAAAGGCCGCGGCCTGGGCAAAGCCTGCGCGCTGATCACCGACGGCCGCTTCTCCGGCGGCACCTCCGGGCTGTCCATCGGCCACGTCTCCCCGGAAGCGGCCGGCGGCGGCCTGATCGCCCTGGTCGAAACGGGCGACGAGATCATCATCGACATCCCGGGCCGCAGCATCACCCTGAACGTGCACGACGACGTGCTCGCCCAGCGCCGGCACGAGCAGGAGCGGCGGGCCAAGCCGTACACGCCGGTGGACCGGCAGCGGCCGGTTTCGGCGGCGCTGCGGGCCTATGCGTCGATGGCTACCAGCGCCAGTGATGGGGCTTATCGGCGGGTGCCTGAGTAA
- the serA gene encoding phosphoglycerate dehydrogenase — protein sequence MTAIVLVTEELAPAAIDVLTTDFEVRTVDGTDRPALLNALHEAEAVIVRSATRIDAEALAAAPHLRVVARAGVGLDNVDIPAATVRGVLVVNAPTSNIISAAEQAVALLLTTARHTASASAALKAGRWKRSAYTGVEIYGKTVGVVGLGRIGVLVAQRMAAFGAHLVAYDPYVQPARAAQLGVRLVTLDELIRESDFISVHLPRTPETVGLIGEKELAEVKPGVRIVNAARGGLVDERALAEAIADGRVAGAGLDVFATEPLTESPLFAFDSVTVTPHLGASTVEAQDKAGLAVARSVRLALRGEFVPEAVNVRAGGAVDEEVTPLLPLAEKLGRVFTAVAGGVAAGVTVEVAGEVAAHDVTVLRLATTKGLFASVVEERVTYVNAPQLAADRGVEVALATSEDAGEHSSLITVRGALPDGRPVAVAGAAGKLVEVDGFELDLPADGVLLLFRYRDHPGVVGRIGTTLGRAGVNIAAMQVARRAAGGEALMTLTVDSSVDPDLLAEVAAEIGSSHEAAVDLRAD from the coding sequence ATGACTGCCATCGTCCTGGTAACCGAGGAATTGGCGCCCGCCGCGATCGACGTGCTCACCACGGACTTCGAGGTCCGGACGGTGGACGGCACGGACCGGCCCGCGCTGCTGAACGCCCTGCACGAGGCCGAGGCGGTGATCGTCCGGAGCGCGACCCGGATCGACGCCGAGGCCCTGGCGGCCGCACCGCACCTGCGCGTCGTGGCGCGGGCCGGGGTGGGGTTGGACAACGTCGACATCCCGGCCGCGACGGTCCGGGGCGTGCTGGTGGTGAACGCGCCGACCAGCAACATCATCTCCGCCGCCGAGCAGGCGGTGGCGCTGCTGCTGACCACCGCCCGGCACACCGCGAGCGCCAGCGCCGCGCTCAAGGCCGGCCGCTGGAAGCGCTCCGCCTACACCGGCGTCGAGATCTACGGCAAGACCGTCGGCGTGGTCGGGCTGGGCCGGATCGGGGTGCTGGTGGCCCAGCGGATGGCCGCGTTCGGCGCCCACCTGGTCGCCTACGACCCGTACGTGCAGCCGGCCCGGGCCGCCCAGCTCGGCGTCCGGCTGGTCACCCTGGACGAGCTGATCCGGGAGAGCGACTTCATCTCGGTGCACCTGCCGCGCACCCCGGAGACCGTCGGCCTGATCGGCGAGAAGGAACTGGCCGAGGTCAAGCCGGGGGTGCGGATCGTGAACGCGGCCCGCGGCGGCCTGGTCGACGAGCGGGCGCTGGCCGAGGCGATCGCCGACGGCCGGGTGGCCGGCGCCGGGCTGGACGTCTTCGCGACCGAGCCGCTCACCGAGTCGCCGCTGTTCGCCTTCGACAGCGTCACGGTCACCCCGCACCTGGGCGCCTCCACCGTCGAGGCGCAGGACAAGGCCGGGCTGGCGGTGGCCCGCAGCGTCCGGCTGGCGCTGCGCGGCGAGTTCGTCCCGGAGGCGGTGAACGTCCGGGCCGGCGGCGCGGTCGACGAGGAGGTCACGCCGCTGCTGCCGCTCGCCGAGAAGCTCGGCCGGGTGTTCACCGCGGTGGCCGGGGGAGTGGCCGCCGGGGTGACCGTGGAGGTGGCCGGGGAGGTCGCCGCGCACGACGTCACGGTGCTCCGGCTGGCCACCACGAAAGGGTTGTTCGCGTCGGTGGTGGAGGAGCGGGTGACGTACGTGAACGCCCCGCAACTCGCCGCCGACCGGGGCGTCGAGGTGGCGCTGGCGACGTCGGAGGACGCCGGCGAACACTCCAGCCTGATCACGGTGCGCGGCGCGCTGCCGGACGGCCGCCCGGTCGCGGTAGCCGGGGCGGCCGGCAAGCTGGTCGAGGTGGACGGCTTCGAGCTGGACCTGCCGGCCGACGGCGTGCTGCTGCTGTTCCGCTACCGGGACCATCCCGGCGTGGTCGGCCGGATCGGCACCACGCTGGGCCGGGCCGGGGTCAACATCGCCGCGATGCAGGTGGCCCGCCGGGCGGCCGGCGGCGAGGCGCTGATGACGCTGACCGTGGACTCGTCGGTCGACCCCGACCTGCTGGCCGAGGTCGCCGCCGAGATCGGCTCCTCCCACGAAGCCGCGGTCGACCTGCGCGCCGACTAG
- a CDS encoding putative bifunctional diguanylate cyclase/phosphodiesterase: MELAGLAGLLAAVPAVALLGQSGRRHTGVARRAHLLLAAGGALVTAAALAGLATALLTEHHHDTAPGSRTLATAMAVGMAFGTLTLLAGTVALPGAARGPAAALRHVLDGLVIAAAIWFVGWVLLARPTRILGSATPYQCVAVILPALLAVLGLGLTGVLALHGHRPRRHSVRVGAGVSLTAIASAGVSGGICRRGDELVLTSVLLLSAGLILVAWAVRAADRPVQATGDVLERGGAYAVIPMLGVVGALGWHLARGGTLDAYGYFGISVVGLALVARQFLALDDVRRYTVQLRQREKHFRDLAHTDPLTGLANRRGLRLALLAGGQERALIGIDMDGFKTVNDLRGHDVGDAVLAEVGARLKRNLLAGDVAARLGGDEFAVLMHGDADEAVLAAHRLLAVLGEPYEVDGGQIFLSASVGVASTGELLHDADLALRYAKQRGKNRVEQYQAGYDELLRRRGTLTGELRHAIDRGQLRLVFQPVVALPSMRPVGCEALLRWTHPELGPVRPDEFIPVAEESGLINRIGAWVLENACRQLADWLAAGHDIWMSVNLSPKELHNADYAAQVADILTELGVPPQRLVLEVTEHAVATDMEELVRRLAELRETGVRIALDDFGAGYSSLTQLRTLPVDILKIDHALVAEPESRTGTAAPLVDVVVRLGHRLGLEVLAEGIGTPAQREVVEEAGCRLGQGSLFGWGVPAEHLESRLLSLRPSGPRPLPAPRPAPSANAAARSQLVRLGPGMRQLRALLPTDPEFSASVGDQNVGSVDSDREMRQG; this comes from the coding sequence ATGGAGCTTGCGGGCCTGGCCGGCCTGCTCGCCGCCGTCCCGGCGGTCGCCCTGCTCGGGCAGTCGGGCCGCCGGCACACCGGCGTGGCCCGCCGCGCCCACCTGCTGCTGGCCGCCGGTGGCGCGCTGGTCACCGCGGCCGCGCTGGCCGGCCTGGCCACCGCGCTGCTCACCGAGCACCACCACGACACGGCGCCGGGCAGCCGGACGCTGGCCACCGCGATGGCGGTCGGCATGGCGTTCGGCACCCTGACCCTGCTGGCCGGCACGGTGGCGCTGCCCGGCGCGGCCCGCGGCCCGGCCGCCGCCCTCCGGCACGTGCTGGACGGGCTGGTCATCGCCGCGGCGATCTGGTTCGTCGGCTGGGTGCTGCTGGCCCGCCCGACCCGGATCCTCGGCTCGGCCACCCCCTATCAGTGCGTCGCGGTGATCCTGCCGGCCCTGCTCGCGGTGCTCGGGCTGGGCCTGACCGGGGTGCTGGCGCTGCACGGGCACCGGCCGCGGCGGCACTCGGTCCGGGTCGGCGCCGGGGTGAGCCTGACCGCGATCGCCTCGGCCGGGGTGTCCGGCGGCATCTGCCGGCGCGGCGACGAGCTGGTGCTCACCTCGGTGCTGCTGCTCAGCGCCGGGCTGATCCTGGTGGCCTGGGCGGTGCGGGCCGCCGACCGGCCGGTCCAGGCGACCGGCGACGTTTTGGAGCGCGGCGGGGCGTACGCGGTGATCCCGATGCTCGGCGTGGTCGGCGCCCTCGGCTGGCACCTGGCGCGGGGCGGGACGCTCGACGCGTACGGATATTTCGGGATCAGCGTGGTCGGCCTGGCCCTGGTGGCCCGGCAGTTCCTCGCGCTGGACGACGTCCGGCGCTACACGGTCCAGCTGCGGCAGCGGGAGAAACACTTCCGCGACCTGGCCCACACCGACCCGCTGACCGGCCTGGCGAACCGCCGGGGCCTGCGGCTGGCCCTGCTCGCCGGCGGCCAGGAGCGGGCCCTGATCGGCATCGACATGGACGGCTTCAAGACGGTCAACGACCTGCGCGGCCACGACGTCGGCGACGCGGTGCTGGCCGAGGTCGGCGCCCGGCTCAAGCGCAACCTGCTGGCCGGCGACGTGGCGGCCCGGCTGGGCGGCGACGAGTTCGCGGTGCTGATGCACGGCGACGCCGACGAGGCGGTGCTGGCCGCGCACCGGCTGCTCGCCGTGCTGGGCGAGCCCTACGAGGTGGACGGCGGTCAGATCTTCCTCTCCGCCAGCGTCGGCGTGGCCTCCACCGGCGAGCTGCTGCACGACGCCGACCTGGCGCTGCGCTACGCGAAACAGCGCGGGAAGAACCGCGTCGAGCAGTACCAGGCGGGCTACGACGAGCTGCTGCGCCGCCGCGGCACGCTGACCGGCGAGCTGCGCCACGCGATCGACCGCGGCCAGCTGCGCCTGGTCTTCCAGCCGGTGGTGGCGCTGCCGTCGATGCGGCCGGTGGGCTGCGAGGCGTTGCTCCGCTGGACCCACCCGGAGCTGGGCCCGGTCCGCCCGGACGAGTTCATCCCGGTGGCCGAGGAGTCCGGCCTGATCAACCGGATCGGCGCCTGGGTGCTGGAGAATGCCTGCCGGCAGCTGGCCGACTGGCTGGCGGCCGGCCACGACATCTGGATGTCGGTGAACCTGTCGCCCAAGGAGCTGCACAACGCCGACTACGCCGCCCAGGTCGCCGACATCCTCACCGAGCTGGGCGTGCCGCCGCAGCGCCTGGTGCTGGAGGTGACCGAGCACGCGGTCGCCACCGACATGGAGGAGCTGGTCCGCCGGCTGGCCGAGCTGCGCGAGACCGGGGTGCGGATCGCCCTGGACGACTTCGGCGCCGGCTATTCGTCGCTCACCCAGCTGCGCACTCTTCCGGTGGACATTCTCAAGATCGATCACGCGCTGGTGGCCGAGCCGGAGTCCCGGACCGGGACCGCCGCCCCGCTGGTCGACGTGGTGGTCCGGCTGGGGCACCGGCTCGGGCTGGAGGTGCTGGCCGAGGGGATCGGCACGCCGGCCCAGCGTGAGGTGGTCGAGGAGGCGGGCTGCCGGCTGGGCCAGGGGTCGCTGTTCGGCTGGGGGGTGCCGGCCGAGCACCTGGAGTCGCGGCTGCTGTCGCTGCGCCCGAGCGGCCCGCGGCCGCTTCCGGCGCCGCGCCCGGCGCCGTCGGCGAACGCCGCGGCCCGTAGCCAGCTGGTCCGCCTCGGTCCCGGGATGCGGCAGCTCAGAGCGTTGTTGCCGACCGATCCGGAATTCTCCGCGTCGGTTGGTGATCAAAATGTGGGATCAGTTGACTCGGACCGTGAGATGAGGCAAGGTTAG
- the ilvN gene encoding acetolactate synthase small subunit gives MTSKHTLSVLVENKPGVLARVSGLFSRRSFNIDSLAVGETENPDVSRITIVVDAESSPLEQVTKQLNKLVNVLKIVELDPAQSVQRELLLVKVRADRAQRGQVLETVELFRARVIDVAPDTLTIEATGNPDKLDALLRDLEPYGIKEMVQSGLVAIGRGSRSITTGPALRAA, from the coding sequence ATGACGAGCAAGCACACGCTGAGCGTGCTGGTCGAGAACAAGCCCGGTGTGCTGGCCCGGGTCAGCGGCTTGTTCTCCCGGCGCAGCTTCAACATCGACTCCCTGGCGGTCGGCGAGACGGAGAACCCGGACGTCAGCCGCATCACGATCGTGGTCGACGCCGAGTCGTCGCCGCTCGAGCAGGTCACCAAACAGCTCAACAAGCTGGTGAACGTCCTGAAGATCGTGGAGCTGGACCCGGCGCAGTCGGTCCAGCGGGAGCTCCTTCTGGTCAAGGTGCGTGCCGACCGGGCGCAGCGCGGCCAGGTGCTCGAGACCGTCGAGCTGTTCCGGGCGCGAGTGATCGACGTCGCTCCGGACACCCTGACGATCGAGGCCACCGGCAACCCCGACAAACTTGATGCGTTGCTGCGTGACCTCGAGCCCTATGGCATCAAAGAGATGGTCCAGTCGGGTCTCGTGGCCATCGGCCGCGGCTCTCGTTCCATCACCACCGGCCCGGCGCTCCGCGCCGCTTAG